The Centroberyx gerrardi isolate f3 chromosome 12, fCenGer3.hap1.cur.20231027, whole genome shotgun sequence genome has a window encoding:
- the abhd5a gene encoding 1-acylglycerol-3-phosphate O-acyltransferase ABHD5 isoform X2, whose protein sequence is MSFPHTLCFGFRALQRILTFLGVHSLFSSVLGYLDTTLRWIPSWLPSWCPTSQNQLTTAEDRMLRCVDSSFSRQYVPISNGNQLWTLTFNSDATKDKTPVVLLHGFGGGVGLWALNLGSLSQRRPVYALDLLGFGQSSRPVFSADAQEAEEQFVESIEQWRAKVGLEAMILLGHNLGGYLAASYSLRYPGRVKHIVLVEPWGFPERPDTADEDRPIPVWIKALGAMLSPFNPLAGLRLVGPLGPTLVQTLRPDFKRKFSTMFSDNTVSEYIYHLNVQTPSGETAFTNMTIPYGWAKRPMLQRIVQLRPEIPITIVYGSRSSIDGNSGNTIKEMRPDSHVEITTIRGAGHYVYADQPEDFNNRVSQVCDQVD, encoded by the exons ATGTCCTTCCCCCATACACTTTGTTTTGGCTTCAGAGCGCTTCAGCGAATACTGACCTTTCTTGGTGTTCATAGTCTGTTCAGCAGTGTGTTGGGGTACCTGGACACCACATTAAG GTGGATCCCCAGCTGGCTGCCGTCATGGTGCCCCACCTCTCAGAACCAGCTGACCACAGCAGAGGACAGGATGCTGCGAT GTGTAGACAGCAGTTTCTCCAGACAGTATGTCCCCATCTCCAACGGCAACCAGCTGTGGACCCTGACCTTTAACAGCGACGCCACTAAAGACAAAACCCCTGTGGTTCTGCTCCACGGCTTCGGGGGCGGCGTGGGTCTCTGGGCCCTCAACCTTGGTTCTCTGTCCCAGCGGCGGCCCGTCTACGCCCTGGACCTGCTGGGCTTCGGCCAGAGCAGCAGGCCCGTGTTCTCCGCTGACGCCCAAGAGGCAGAGGAGCAGTTTGTGGAGTCGATAGAGCAGTGGAGGGCCAAAGTCGGTCTGGAGGCCATGATACTGCTGGGACACAACCTGGGAGGATACCTGGCCGCGTCGTACTCTCTTAGATACCCAGGCAG AGTGAAGCACATAGTCCTGGTGGAGCCTTGGGGTTTCCCTGAGCGCCCGGACACGGCAGACGAGGACCGTCCCATCCCGGTGTGGATCAAGGCCCTAGGAGCCATGCTCAGCCCCTTCAACCCTCTGGCCGGCCTGCGACTGGTCGGACCACTGG GTCCCACTCTGGTCCAGACGCTGAGACCGGACTTCAAGAGGAAGTTCTCCACCATGTTCAGTGACAACACCGTCTCAGAATACATCTACCACCTCAACGTGCAAACACCCAG TGGGGAAACAGCATTTACGAACATGACCATTCCCTACGGCTGGGCCAAGAGACCAATGCTGCAGAGGATTGTCCAGCTTCGACCGGAGATCCCCATCACCATCGTCTACGGTTCTCGCTCCAGCATAGACGGCAACTCGGGCAACACCATCAAAGAAATGAGGCCGGACTCTCACGTTGAGATCACG ACTATCCGTGGAGCGGGCCACTATGTGTACGCTGACCAGCCGGAGGACTTCAACAACAGAGTTTCACAAGTGTGTGATCAAGTGGACTGA
- the abhd5a gene encoding 1-acylglycerol-3-phosphate O-acyltransferase ABHD5 isoform X1, with protein sequence MAEQAVSAKRGNQPMSFPHTLCFGFRALQRILTFLGVHSLFSSVLGYLDTTLRWIPSWLPSWCPTSQNQLTTAEDRMLRCVDSSFSRQYVPISNGNQLWTLTFNSDATKDKTPVVLLHGFGGGVGLWALNLGSLSQRRPVYALDLLGFGQSSRPVFSADAQEAEEQFVESIEQWRAKVGLEAMILLGHNLGGYLAASYSLRYPGRVKHIVLVEPWGFPERPDTADEDRPIPVWIKALGAMLSPFNPLAGLRLVGPLGPTLVQTLRPDFKRKFSTMFSDNTVSEYIYHLNVQTPSGETAFTNMTIPYGWAKRPMLQRIVQLRPEIPITIVYGSRSSIDGNSGNTIKEMRPDSHVEITTIRGAGHYVYADQPEDFNNRVSQVCDQVD encoded by the exons ATGGCCGAACAAGCGGTGTCAGCCAAGAGAGG CAACCAGCCAATGTCCTTCCCCCATACACTTTGTTTTGGCTTCAGAGCGCTTCAGCGAATACTGACCTTTCTTGGTGTTCATAGTCTGTTCAGCAGTGTGTTGGGGTACCTGGACACCACATTAAG GTGGATCCCCAGCTGGCTGCCGTCATGGTGCCCCACCTCTCAGAACCAGCTGACCACAGCAGAGGACAGGATGCTGCGAT GTGTAGACAGCAGTTTCTCCAGACAGTATGTCCCCATCTCCAACGGCAACCAGCTGTGGACCCTGACCTTTAACAGCGACGCCACTAAAGACAAAACCCCTGTGGTTCTGCTCCACGGCTTCGGGGGCGGCGTGGGTCTCTGGGCCCTCAACCTTGGTTCTCTGTCCCAGCGGCGGCCCGTCTACGCCCTGGACCTGCTGGGCTTCGGCCAGAGCAGCAGGCCCGTGTTCTCCGCTGACGCCCAAGAGGCAGAGGAGCAGTTTGTGGAGTCGATAGAGCAGTGGAGGGCCAAAGTCGGTCTGGAGGCCATGATACTGCTGGGACACAACCTGGGAGGATACCTGGCCGCGTCGTACTCTCTTAGATACCCAGGCAG AGTGAAGCACATAGTCCTGGTGGAGCCTTGGGGTTTCCCTGAGCGCCCGGACACGGCAGACGAGGACCGTCCCATCCCGGTGTGGATCAAGGCCCTAGGAGCCATGCTCAGCCCCTTCAACCCTCTGGCCGGCCTGCGACTGGTCGGACCACTGG GTCCCACTCTGGTCCAGACGCTGAGACCGGACTTCAAGAGGAAGTTCTCCACCATGTTCAGTGACAACACCGTCTCAGAATACATCTACCACCTCAACGTGCAAACACCCAG TGGGGAAACAGCATTTACGAACATGACCATTCCCTACGGCTGGGCCAAGAGACCAATGCTGCAGAGGATTGTCCAGCTTCGACCGGAGATCCCCATCACCATCGTCTACGGTTCTCGCTCCAGCATAGACGGCAACTCGGGCAACACCATCAAAGAAATGAGGCCGGACTCTCACGTTGAGATCACG ACTATCCGTGGAGCGGGCCACTATGTGTACGCTGACCAGCCGGAGGACTTCAACAACAGAGTTTCACAAGTGTGTGATCAAGTGGACTGA
- the abhd5a gene encoding 1-acylglycerol-3-phosphate O-acyltransferase ABHD5 isoform X3, which yields MAEQAVSAKRGLFSSVLGYLDTTLRWIPSWLPSWCPTSQNQLTTAEDRMLRCVDSSFSRQYVPISNGNQLWTLTFNSDATKDKTPVVLLHGFGGGVGLWALNLGSLSQRRPVYALDLLGFGQSSRPVFSADAQEAEEQFVESIEQWRAKVGLEAMILLGHNLGGYLAASYSLRYPGRVKHIVLVEPWGFPERPDTADEDRPIPVWIKALGAMLSPFNPLAGLRLVGPLGPTLVQTLRPDFKRKFSTMFSDNTVSEYIYHLNVQTPSGETAFTNMTIPYGWAKRPMLQRIVQLRPEIPITIVYGSRSSIDGNSGNTIKEMRPDSHVEITTIRGAGHYVYADQPEDFNNRVSQVCDQVD from the exons ATGGCCGAACAAGCGGTGTCAGCCAAGAGAGG TCTGTTCAGCAGTGTGTTGGGGTACCTGGACACCACATTAAG GTGGATCCCCAGCTGGCTGCCGTCATGGTGCCCCACCTCTCAGAACCAGCTGACCACAGCAGAGGACAGGATGCTGCGAT GTGTAGACAGCAGTTTCTCCAGACAGTATGTCCCCATCTCCAACGGCAACCAGCTGTGGACCCTGACCTTTAACAGCGACGCCACTAAAGACAAAACCCCTGTGGTTCTGCTCCACGGCTTCGGGGGCGGCGTGGGTCTCTGGGCCCTCAACCTTGGTTCTCTGTCCCAGCGGCGGCCCGTCTACGCCCTGGACCTGCTGGGCTTCGGCCAGAGCAGCAGGCCCGTGTTCTCCGCTGACGCCCAAGAGGCAGAGGAGCAGTTTGTGGAGTCGATAGAGCAGTGGAGGGCCAAAGTCGGTCTGGAGGCCATGATACTGCTGGGACACAACCTGGGAGGATACCTGGCCGCGTCGTACTCTCTTAGATACCCAGGCAG AGTGAAGCACATAGTCCTGGTGGAGCCTTGGGGTTTCCCTGAGCGCCCGGACACGGCAGACGAGGACCGTCCCATCCCGGTGTGGATCAAGGCCCTAGGAGCCATGCTCAGCCCCTTCAACCCTCTGGCCGGCCTGCGACTGGTCGGACCACTGG GTCCCACTCTGGTCCAGACGCTGAGACCGGACTTCAAGAGGAAGTTCTCCACCATGTTCAGTGACAACACCGTCTCAGAATACATCTACCACCTCAACGTGCAAACACCCAG TGGGGAAACAGCATTTACGAACATGACCATTCCCTACGGCTGGGCCAAGAGACCAATGCTGCAGAGGATTGTCCAGCTTCGACCGGAGATCCCCATCACCATCGTCTACGGTTCTCGCTCCAGCATAGACGGCAACTCGGGCAACACCATCAAAGAAATGAGGCCGGACTCTCACGTTGAGATCACG ACTATCCGTGGAGCGGGCCACTATGTGTACGCTGACCAGCCGGAGGACTTCAACAACAGAGTTTCACAAGTGTGTGATCAAGTGGACTGA